The segment ctctgttgagccaggccggtcttcttccacgccagctcgtctttgggcacgtggggacagaccactcctgcgccattaagatttccttcttgaagagcgcccagacttcctggactcctctgcccttcagaaccgcctcccaagggactctaccaaccagtgtcctgaacagttcaaagtcagctctctggaagtccaatacagcggttttattgttccccttcctggcctttccaagaatagagaactccaccatttcgtggtcactctgcccaagacagcttccgacagccacatctcccaccagtccttctctgtttgtgaagagagggtctagcggggcaccacccctggtaggctcagtaaccagctgcgtcaggaagctatctttcatgctctccagaaacctcctagactgctttgtCTGGGCTGttttgtgcttccaggatatgtctgggaagttgaagtccccctCGAGAACAAGCGccgacgatttcgcaacttctgtcagctgcccgtagaactcctcatctgtctcctcatcctggttcggcggtctataacagaccccgaccaggacactagccttgttggccttcccgccgATCCTAACCgaaagggactcaaccttgtcattcccagcctcgagttccacgacatcaaaagattctctaatatagagagccacaccaccaccccttctattcttcctgtcccttctgaagagcttatagccagtcattgcagcactccagttgtgagagtggtcccaccatgtctccgtgatggcaaccaagtcgtagcctgcctgctgcacgatggcttccagatcctcctgtttgttgcccatgctgcgtgcattagtgtagatgcacttcagctgggccattgccttctcccctggccttgccattgttccccctggcacagctccaacaagccttatttcagccccatcccccatcttacctagtttaaagccctctcaatgatcctcgccagctcctggcccacgatccgttttccccttagagatagggatccatctgcggccatcaggccgggtgccgagtaaagcgcaccatggtcaaaaaaaaacaagatttctgtgctggcaccagcctctgagccacatgtttatcaggtgggctttccgtgtcctctctgaacccctccctgccaccgtagagatggacgaaaacaccacctgtactcccgcttCCTCCACTAatcgtcccagccccctaaagtcctgttt is part of the Anas acuta chromosome W, bAnaAcu1.1, whole genome shotgun sequence genome and harbors:
- the LOC137847030 gene encoding uncharacterized protein encodes the protein MGDGAEIRLVGAVPGGTMARPGEKAMAQLKCIYTNARSMGNKQEDLEAIVQQAGYDLVAITETGYKLFRRDRKNRRGGGVALYIRESFDVVELEAGNDKVESLSVRIGGKANKASVLVGVCYRPPNQDEETDEEFYGQLTEVAKSSALVLEGDFNFPDISWKHKTAQTKQSRRFLESMKDSFLTQLVTEPTRGGAPLDPLFTNREGLVGDVAVGSCLGQSDHEMVEFSILGKARKGNNKTAVLDFQRADFELFRTLVGRVPWEAVLKGRGVQEVWALFKKEILMAQEWSVPTCPKTSWRGRRPAWLNRELHLELRRKKRVYNLWKKRAGH